From the Cryptosporidium parvum Iowa II chromosome 2, whole genome shotgun sequence genome, one window contains:
- a CDS encoding holiday junction resolvase, S1x1p, URI domain nuclease, whose amino-acid sequence MKSNIQLHYCYFLLSEAKKKASYIGYSVNPCRRLRQHNGEIKKGAKKTKSGVPWNLGICVGGFPDRVAALRFEWAWQHPNICKVTRDNIESWKIVKTKKTSENKRILNKRQWSIQQRVSILLCMTTLEPWKNMNLTVFVFKDELENTIKEVIEGIKKIKISPNFTSPNILNKDYLLMFLYFGEDSFYEKGIKFLRCDYETFKEFQKPSFDCDSDSNIEDNSNVFNPEEIISHEDSFSIKCFLCQKDIGIGRNYLEFPCCTEIKVHLSCIQLWGESNNHLETVIDELFPLKEFVAPLIPLNISCPCCFKDFEWEEAKKNYIKTKNVPTESLELGEDFPVLSNGEKENYSQEENSQNKVIEDGFLEMDIDNHRNRLSYAHETKQKRDILFSDDEFSEISQKCEFIDLTVDSD is encoded by the coding sequence ATGAAATCTAATATCCAACTTCATTATTGCTATTTTCTTCTCTCCGAAGCTAAAAAGAAAGCAAGTTATATTGGATATTCTGTGAACCCATGCAGAAGACTCAGACAGCATAATggagaaataaaaaaaggagcaaaaaaaacaaaaagtGGAGTTCCATGGAATCTTGGAATTTGCGTAGGAGGATTCCCGGATAGAGTTGCAGCCCTTAGATTCGAGTGGGCGTGGCAGCatccaaatatttgtaaagTTACTAGAGACAATATTGAGTCTTGGAAAATTGtaaaaacaaagaaaacttcagaaaataaacgaatattaaataagaGGCAATGGAGTATTCAACAACGAGTTAGTATTTTACTTTGTATGACAACTTTAGAGCCATGGAAGAACATGAATCTTACAGTATTTGTTTTCAAGGACGAGCTTGAAAATACAATTAAGGAAGTTATAGAAGGTATAAAGAAGATAAAAATTTCCCCAAACTTTACAAGTcctaatattttaaataaagattaccttttaatgtttttatattttggaGAAGACTCCTTTTACGAAAAAggaattaaatttcttaGATGCGATTACGAAACTTTTAAGGAATTCCAAAAGCCATCATTTGATTGTGATTCTGAttctaatattgaagataacTCCAATGTGTTTAACCCggaagaaataatttctcaTGAAGATTCATTTTCGATAAAATGTTTCCTATGTCAAAAGGACATTGGTATtggaagaaattatttggaatttcCTTGCTGTACGGAAATAAAAGTTCATCTCTCATGTATCCAGCTTTGGGGAGAGTCGAACAACCACTTAGAAACGGTTATTGATGAGTTATTCCCACTAAAAGAGTTTGTTGCTCCTTTAATTCCCCTTAATATTTCCTGTCCATGCTGCTTTAAAGACTTTGAGTGGGAGGAAGCGAAGAAAAACTACATAAAGACTAAAAACGTTCCTACTGAAAGTCTTGAACTAGGAGAAGATTTTCCCGTATTAAGTAATGGCGAGAAAGAAAACTATAGTCAAGAAGAAAACTCTCAAAATAAAGTGATTGAAGATGGTTTTTTAGAGATGGATATTGACAATCACAGAAACAGACTCTCTTATGCACATGAAACCAAACAAAAGAGGGATATTCTTTTCTCGGATGATgaattttcagaaatttcACAAAAGTGTGAGTTTATTGATCTAACAGTTGACTCGGATTAA
- a CDS encoding Maf protein like, involved in RNA metabolism, which translates to MYENHNFKKDYKIVFGSTSESRRMVFSKANIKLSEFVSADIDERAITDDDPNKLVIKLSEAKMDAVLEKLPYKNGEDKVIVICADTIALKDGEVRNKAKDSDERLRYVKSYSESYADCITGVTVYNYFTGRRLSNVTVSRVHYKKMPDEAIQQIVENSEIIKYSCGALAIDCPFMGKFVDGIQGDVDNIMGISVCNTVELMEKSIALGVVN; encoded by the coding sequence ATGTACGAAAATCACAACtttaaaaaagattataAAATAGTTTTTGGATCGACATCAGAAAGTAGGAGAATGGTTTTCTCTAAGGCAAATATAAAGTTGTCAGAATTTGTATCAGCAGACATCGATGAGAGAGCCATTACAGATGATGATCCAAATAAGTTGGTAATAAAGTTATCAGAAGCTAAAATGGATGCAGTTCTAGAAAAGCTTCCATACAAAAACGGAGAGGACAAAGTAATTGTAATTTGTGCCGATACAATTGCATTAAAAGATGGCGAGGTGAGGAACAAGGCAAAAGATAGTGATGAGAGACTCAGATATGTAAAATCATATAGTGAAAGCTATGCAGATTGTATAACAGGAGTAACagtatataattatttcacAGGAAGGAGGCTATCTAATGTAACAGTTTCTAGAGTACACTATAAAAAAATGCCAGATGAGGCAATCCAACAGATTGTTGAGAATTCCGAGATAATTAAATACTCATGCGGCGCACTTGCAATCGACTGCCCATTTATGGGAAAGTTTGTTGATGGGATTCAGGGAGAtgttgataatattatgGGAATATCAGTTTGCAATACTGTTGAGCTGATGGAAAAATCGATTGCTCTGGGCGTAGTAAAttga
- a CDS encoding hypothetical protein (transcripts identified by EST) — translation MSLFFHDYLSGSDDDCTAFEDSSVCKEGANEFKLSIVVNSGQLRSEKSDNFVACYEGNLQKKDQITPKTYIEPNLTKQISSKIGVKKKEKRKKKNKYLNEFYEISSIENVKTLDLDDLKKSDQAVGFPDNLSREKKLNADKELRQSCNQKRKHQVSITFIF, via the coding sequence atgagtttattttttcatgACTACCTATCTGGCTCTGATGATGATTGCACTGCTTTTGAGGACTCAAGCGTGTGTAAAGAAGGGGCTAACGAATTCAAACTAAGTATTGTTGTGAATTCGGGACAACTTCGGAGTGAAAAGAGTGATAATTTTGTTGCTTGTTACGAAGGCAATCTTCAGAAGAAAGATCAAATCACTCCTAAAACATATATTGAACCTAATTTGACAAAGCAAATTTCATCCAAAATTGgagtaaaaaaaaaagaaaaaagaaagaaaaaaaataaatatttgaatgagTTTTACGAAATTTCATCTATTGAAAATGTCAAAACACTAGATTTAGATGATCTCAAAAAGTCAGATCAAGCAGTTGGTTTCCCAGATAATCTAtcaagagaaaaaaaattaaacgCAGATAAAGAGCTTAGACAATCTTGTAATCAAAAGAGAAAACATCAGGTAAGTATAACTTTTATATTCTAG
- a CDS encoding thioredoxin reductase 1 (transcripts identified by EST), with protein FFVRVMKFTLVTILFLIFMKKAKIVMADLTFMYDLVVIGGGSGGMAAAKEAAKYGKKVALFDFVKPSTQGTKWGLGGTCVNVGCVPKKLMHYSALIASSIHHDAQMFGHKTSSSFEWGKLVETLRNHIRMLNFSYRTGLRVGNVEYINALAKLIDPHSVEYEDNGQKKTITSRYILLATGGRPSIPETVPGAIQYSITSDDIFFLSKSPGKTLVIGASYIGLETAGFLNELGFDTTVAMRSIPLRGFDRQCSEKIVEYMKATGTKFLVGVVPINIEKVNENIKVSFSDGSVEEFETVLYATGRNPDVKGLNLNAIGVEVSDSGKIIAPKDATSVPSIFAVGDIVEGRPELTPVAVKAGILLARRLFAGSNEFIDYDFVPTTVFTPIEYGHVGLSSEAAIAKYGEDDIEEYLSEFSTLEIAAAHREKPEHLRENEMDFALPLNCLAKLVVVKSQGEKVVGFHFVGPNAGEITQGFSLAVKLGATKKDFDDMIGIHPTDAEVFGILEVTKRSGESFVSSGGCGGGKCG; from the coding sequence TTTTTTGTTCGTGTAATGAAATTTACGCTAGTCACAATATtgtttttgatatttatgAAAAAGGCGAAAATAGTCATGGCTGATCTAACGTTTATGTATGATTTAGTTGTAATTGGTGGTGGTTCTGGTGGAATGGCAGCTGCAAAAGAGGCAGCTAAGTATGGTAAAAAGGTGGCACTATTCGATTTTGTAAAGCCTTCTACTCAAGGTACGAAGTGGGGACTAGGAGGAACATGCGTGAATGTGGGATGTGTACCAAAGAAGCTTATGCACTACTCAGCATTAATAGCTAGTAGCATTCACCATGATGCTCAAATGTTTGGACACAAAACTAGTTCTAGCTTCGAATGGGGAAAATTAGTAGAAACTTTACGAAATCATATTAGAATGCTTAACTTTAGCTACCGTACAGGACTACGTGTGGGTAATGTTGAATACATCAATGCACTGGCAAAGTTAATTGACCCCCATTCTGTTGAATATGAGGACAATGGCCagaaaaaaacaattacTTCTAGATACATCTTATTAGCAACAGGAGGTCGGCCTAGCATCCCAGAAACCGTTCCAGGAGCTATCCAATATTCGATTACCTCTGATGATATCTTCTTTCTCTCTAAAAGCCCTGGGAAGACTCTAGTCATTGGAGCTTCTTACATTGGATTAGAGACAGCTGGGTTCCTAAATGAGTTAGGCTTCGATACAACAGTTGCAATGAGATCAATTCCATTGAGAGGATTCGACAGACAATGTTCTGAGAAGATTGTTGAATATATGAAGGCAACGGGAACTAAGTTCCTTGTTGGTGTTGTaccaattaatattgaaaaggTAAATGAGAATATTAAGGTGTCTTTCAGCGATGGCTCTGTTGAAGAGTTTGAAACTGTTTTATATGCAACAGGTCGTAACCCAGATGTAAAGGGACTTAATCTGAATGCTATCGGAGTTGAAGTTTCGGATTCTGGTAAGATTATTGCCCCCAAAGATGCTACTTCTGTTCCAAGTATATTTGCAGTAGGAGATATTGTTGAGGGAAGACCCGAACTAACTCCTGTTGCAGTTAAGGCTGGAATTCTTTTAGCAAGAAGGCTTTTTGCTGGGTCTAACgaatttattgattatGATTTTGTCCCTACTACCGTATTTACACCTATTGAATATGGGCATGTTGGGCTTTCATCTGAAGCTGCAATTGCTAAATATGGGGAGGATGATATTGAGGAGTATCTTTCCGAATTTAGTACACTTGAAATTGCTGCTGCTCATAGAGAAAAACCTGAACATCTTCGCGAAAATGAGATGGACTTTGCACTTCCTTTAAACTGTTTGGCGAAGCTTGTTGTAGTTAAGAGTCAAGGTGAAAAAGTTGTTGGATTCCATTTTGTTGGTCCCAATGCTGGAGAAATTACTCAAGGGTTCTCGCTTGCAGTCAAACTTGGGGCAACTAAAAAGGACTTTGATGATATGATTGGAATTCATCCAACTGATGCTGAAGTATTTGGCATTTTAGAAGTTACCAAAAGATCAGGAGAGTCATTCGTTTCTTCTGGAGGATGTGGTGGCGGAAAGTGCGGATAA
- a CDS encoding mitogen-activated protein kinase 2 encodes MMKYPDGDYMATINTVGERSKLVSEVSMNVANPNISGRMGEKQTRVVQIDNSRVTSVGMEPEIKSDLDCNGGYTSANCTNIVGGKNQVDREVTQNKPLERIGPNNTDFRNSKSTSTTASSHSGSSLSHPHNKWSIPSRYQVRHLIGTGSYGHVCEAYDSKENRLVAIKKIHRVFEDLVDCKRILREIAILSRLNHDHIVKILDICVPEDTEHFDEIYLVLEIADSDFKKLFRTPVYLSELHVKTLLYNLLVGLKYIHSAGIYHRDLKPANCLVNQDCGVKICDFGLARTVKRPTDTINYNSVASNNINNSVVNRKSIMTGTSIKSDNSQENGGFQQGGRFLKRQLTGHVVTRWYRAPELILLQENYTEAIDMWSVGCIFAELLNMLKENVAYYSDRSPLFPGSSCFPLSPDNKQQTEDYRFKIRGNRDQLNMIFNVLGSPLDEDIEVLEKEDAKRYIRIFSKRTGIDLQTRFPGASSQSIDLLKKMLVFNPNKRITVDEALSHSLFKNIRNEMLEIISHEKVTLPFDDWSSMTERELRYFFLKEIQRFSPDLVIPDSIKMDID; translated from the coding sequence atgatgaaataCCCAGATGGAGATTATATGGCAACGATTAATACGGTTGGAGAAAGGTCAAAGCTAGTTAGTGAAGTTTCTATGAATGTAGcaaatccaaatatttcCGGAAGAATGGGAGAGAAACAAACCAGAGTTGTTCAGATTGACAATTCAAGAGTTACAAGTGTAGGGATGGAGCCTGAGATAAAATCTGACTTAGATTGCAATGGCGGCTACACGTCTGCTAACTGTACAAATATAGTCGGAGGAAAAAATCAGGTAGACAGAGAAGTCACACAAAATAAACCATTAGAAAGAATAGGTCCAAATAATACAGATTTTAGAAATAGTAAATCAACTTCTACAACAGCATCATCTCATTCAGGCTCTTCACTTTCTCACCCTCATAATAAATGGAGTATACCTTCAAGATATCAAGTAAGACACTTAATTGGTACAGGCTCTTATGGCCATGTATGCGAGGCATATGATAGTAAAGAAAACCGTTTAGTGGCAATTAAGAAGATTCATCGAGTTTTTGAGGATTTGGTCGATTGTAAAAGGATTTTGAGGGAAATTGCAATATTAAGTAGGCTGAACCATGATCATATAGTTAAAATTTTGGATATCTGCGTTCCAGAAGATACTGAACACTttgatgaaatttatttggtATTGGAGATTGCCGATAGTGATTTCAAAAAGTTGTTTAGAACCCCAGTATATCTATCAGAATTACATGTAAAAACACTATTATATAATCTCTTAGTTGGACTTAAATATATCCATTCGGCAGGAATTTATCATAGAGATTTAAAGCCAGCAAATTGCCTAGTTAATCAAGACTGTGGAGTAAAAATTTGTGACTTTGGATTAGCCAGAACAGTTAAAAGGCCTACAGATACTATAAATTATAACTCTGTTGCaagcaataatattaataattcagtGGTGAATAGGAAATCTATAATGACTGGCACTAGTATTAAGAGTGATAATTCGCAAGAAAATGGAGGATTTCAACAGGGAGGGAGGTTTTTGAAACGCCAACTTACTGGACATGTAGTAACAAGATGGTACCGTGCTCCTGAACTTATTTTATTGCAAGAAAATTATACTGAAGCTATTGATATGTGGAGTGTTGGATGTATTTTTGCTGAACTTCTTAACATGCTTAAAGAGAATGTAGCATATTATAGTGATAGAAGTCCGCTTTTCCCAGGTAGCAGCTGTTTCCCACTTTCACCTGATAATAAACAACAAACTGAAGATTATCGTTTTAAAATTAGAGGAAATAGAGATCAACTAAATATGATTTTCAACGTCTTGGGTTCTCCATTAGACGAAGATATTGAAGTTctagaaaaagaagatgcAAAAAGATATATTCGTATTTTCAGTAAGAGAACGGGAATTGACTTACAAACAAGGTTCCCAGGTGCTTCAAGCCAATCAATTGATTTACTCAAGAAGATGTTGGTTTTTAATCCTAATAAGAGGATTACTGTTGACGAAGCTTTGAGTCATTCGctctttaaaaatataagaaaCGAGATGCTCGAAATTATATCTCATGAAAAAGTAACACTTCCATTCGATGATTGGAGCTCTATGACAGAGCGAGAACTaagatatttctttttaaaggAGATACAAAGATTTTCTCCTGACTTGGTTATTCCGGATTCCATTAAAATGGACATTGATTAA
- a CDS encoding patched family protein with 12 transmembrane domain, with the protein MREGKHDQDLNFTNSREPNREKHGIMEQGREIQREIELEREYFRGTERNSEEVKIARNRRNDLNKEKESKVSVKKVGVFLRQLANVQPDIVDFVATRFGILGGIIYERPWYFIFGSVLLTLICSIGFIPGIPKWVDSAEHLYSLPYSLARDHGELHNQLFSNTKSRSQLIVVTSQTPGENVFTWEFLEIVSQVNKLIRGEALDAVGGRRVGVKVGPGPSGDKNLDGEHTENETLKSSKREEYFSDVTEEKHYDNNEVDPFRLSHETFLTYNNICTMTPFGTCSVQNVIEAGALEMKAVLGDDDPELYMLDGLVFNLRKQGFLPDYILGKMKAKPCVRTLPTELISKILSPDKYSSSSKGPGFSDAKIECIVGAEAFLMVYDIFDDGTPENLSRNLLWEQSLVSILKDNRDWGRARISFSAFRSRDDELKASTSENSDILLVGLTFTLLFFYVGVANFSFDLYKMKTYSGLAGLFAALLGLASGMGLMSIFGVSFVPTVLVTPFLIMGAAVNYLFVIVNAYSTGYTIPSTKERCRLALQDSVIGITITMCTGLVSFSIGAVGEPYLSIRNFCLFSAASIIFTYLYVFLFMFPILCLDAKREASRRVHFFGLPKLTPNDIKATRDLDLGRSIPVDNINSFAVVSYNLSRALKEYNIELYPFGEHNKEESNQGFFDMDDDSDTKLDLSNIQDNKMDFHLERERRMAINSKMGFFTKLRKRIFHVPILAKYQHSDRKTASESTIPSFNQLRHEMRLSDFDLVSRDLDTNILETIKNNNQIIQRKDDSNNIKALQNISLEKLDKEYDLNHVDDLLQILLAEPSGNVGRTTRRLMLHYIGPVMATPIVKIIVIIIWLGFLGVSIYGFTKMESGLDLRDLSPPSSYLQAFDQDFTKYFNKYDVPTDVYFPEKLEWWKRAVQDRIFDFVERLERLESTQRVIDPLYNLMKNPELAAALRSGNKKLFQETLYYELYNNPESNYKQFSFDFVWKERELITYRIKLLAKGMPTSQQKADWMTSIRRLCNDEERREKIPFKVVAYNYMMLFYESDLSILTECFSNMLSCGIAIELITLMLIPELMSGLFVIILMACIDIGLFGFMYYWNVKLNMVSMINLLLSMGFAVDYSTLMTHTFSHCYGKTRNHRMIESLGLMGAPVCHGAMSTFLGIVVLSGSSSYIFTVFFKMMIMVVGFGIFHGAVVLPILLSLVGRMPCHSSNILYQVIEWIQNGHSYSLNSIAKGNLPMIKAPPESSIELDDQILSADLRLEKNVISNNTVDFLKVLKDTKLQY; encoded by the coding sequence ATGAGAGAAGGAAAACATGATCAAGATTTGAATTTCACTAATTCAAGAGAACCAAATAGAGAAAAGCATGGTATTATGGAGCAGGGAAGAGAGATTCAGAGAGAAATCGAGTTGGAGAGAGAATATTTTAGAGGTACTGAAAGAAACAGTGAGGAAGTTAAAATTGCAAGAAATAGGAGAAATGATTTGaataaagagaaagaaagtAAGGTTTCAGTAAAAAAAGTTGGAGTTTTTCTAAGGCAACTTGCAAACGTCCAACCTGACATTGTTGATTTTGTTGCAACTAGATTTGGAATTTTGGGTGGAATAATTTATGAGAGGCCTTGGTACTTCATTTTTGGCTCGGTTTTATTAACACTAATATGCTCAATAGGGTTTATCCCGGGGATTCCAAAATGGGTGGATTCTGCTGAACATTTATACTCTCTTCCTTATAGCTTAGCAAGAGATCACGGGGAATTGCATAACCAGTTATTTAGTAATACCAAAAGTAGATCGCAGCTAATAGTAGTTACTTCACAAACTCCTGGAGAAAATGTCTTTACTTGGGAGTTTTTGGAAATTGTATCACAAGTTAATAAGTTAATTAGGGGAGAAGCTTTGGATGCTGTTGGAGGGAGAAGAGTTGGAGTTAAAGTGGGTCCAGGCCCAAGTGGAGATAAGAATTTAGATGGGGAGCATACAGAAAATGAAACTTTGAAATCAAGTAAGAGAGAAGAGTACTTTTCTGATGTTACAGAGGAAAAACAttatgataataatgaagtTGATCCATTTAGACTTTCCCACGAAACATTTCTGACTTATAACAATATCTGCACGATGACACCATTTGGAACTTGTTCAGTTCAAAATGTAATTGAAGCAGGAGCTTTGGAAATGAAGGCAGTTTTAGGAGATGATGATCCTGAATTATATATGCTTGATGGGCTTGTATTTAACTTAAGAAAACAAGGATTTCTTCCAGATTATATTCTAGGGAAAATGAAGGCAAAGCCTTGTGTTAGAACTCTTCCAACAGAGCTCATCTCAAAGATTTTATCACCAGACAAATACTCGAGTTCTTCAAAAGGTCCTGGATTCTCTGATGCTAAGATTGAGTGCATTGTAGGAGCTGAAGCTTTTCTGATGGTTtatgatatttttgatgatgGTACTCCTGAGAACTTGTCAAGAAATCTTCTTTGGGAACAATCTCTTGTAagtatattaaaagataataGAGATTGGGGCCGTGcaagaatttcttttagTGCATTTCGTAGTAGAGACGATGAACTAAAGGCGTCTACTTCAGAAAATTCAGATATTCTTTTGGTAGGACTCACTTTCACGCTTTTATTCTTCTATGTGGGAGTAGCTAACTTCAGTTTTGACCTATATAAAATGAAAACTTATAGTGGATTGGCAGGACTTTTTGCAGCGCTTCTTGGTTTAGCTTCAGGAATGGGTTTAATGTCAATTTTTGGGGTTTCCTTTGTCCCAACAGTTTTGGTAACTCCATTTCTAATTATGGGAGCTGCtgtgaattatttatttgtcATAGTTAATGCTTATTCGACAGGTTATACTATCCCAAGTACAAAAGAGAGATGCAGATTAGCCTTACAAGACAGTGTAATTGGAATTACAATAACAATGTGCACTGGATTGGTTTCTTTCTCAATTGGGGCAGTTGGAGAACCGTATCTTTCAATTCGTAACTTCTGCCTATTTTCTGCAGCATCCATTATATTTACCTATTTATatgtatttttatttatgtTTCCTATACTTTGTTTAGATGCAAAAAGAGAAGCATCTAGAAGAGTACATTTTTTTGGACTTCCAAAACTAACACCGAATGATATTAAAGCAACAAGAGATTTAGATCTTGGTAGATCTATTCCAGTtgacaatattaattcttttgcAGTTGTTAGTTATAATCTTTCAAGAGCTCTGAAGGAATATAATATCGAGCTATACCCTTTTGGAGAACATAATAAGGAAGAAAGCAACCAAGGGTTTTTTGATATGGATGATGATAGTGATACAAAGCTTGACCTTTCTAATATTCAAGATAACAAAATGGATTTCCATTTAGAACGAGAAAGAAGAATGGCTATAAATAGTAAAATGGGCTTTTTTACTAAGTTAAGAAAAAGGATTTTCCATGTACCGATTTTGGCTAAATACCAGCATAGCGACAGAAAAACTGCATCAGAAAGTACAATACCTTCATTTAATCAACTTAGACATGAAATGAGGTTATCAGACTTTGATCTTGTTAGTCGTGATCTGGATACAAATATCCTAGAAaccattaaaaataataatcaaataattcaaaggaaagatgattcaaataatataaaagcATTACAAAACATTAGTCTTGAAAAGTTAGACAAAGAATATGACTTAAATCATGTTGATGATCTTCTTCAAATACTATTAGCAGAACCTTCAGGAAATGTTGGAAGAACTACAAGGAGACTAATGCTGCATTATATTGGGCCAGTTATGGCAACTCCCATTGTGAAGATTATTGTAATTATAATATGGCTTGGATTCCTTGGTGTGTCAATATATGGTTTTACAAAGATGGAAAGTGGTTTAGATCTTAGAGATTTATCTCCTCCATCTAGTTATCTTCAAGCTTTTGATCAAGACTTCACCAAATACTTCAACAAATATGATGTTCCAACTGATGTTTATTTTCCAGAAAAGTTAGAGTGGTGGAAAAGGGCTGTTCAGGATagaatttttgattttgttgAAAGACTTGAGAGACTTGAATCTACTCAAAGAGTGATTGATCCATTGTacaatttaatgaaaaaccCAGAATTAGCAGCAGCTCTTAGGAGTggaaataagaaattatttcaagaaaCTCTTTATTATGAGCTATATAATAACCCTGAAAGTAACTATAAACAGttttcttttgattttgtTTGGAAAGAAAGAGAATTAATAACGTATAGAATAAAATTGCTAGCAAAAGGAATGCCAACTTCTCAACAAAAAGCTGATTGGATGACTTCAATCAGAAGGCTATGCAATGATGaagaaagaagagaaaaaataCCATTCAAGGTTGTTGCTTACAACTATATGATGTTATTCTATGAGAGTGACCTTAGTATTCTCACTGAATGTTTTTCAAATATGTTAAGCTGTGGAATTGCAATTGAGCTTATAACATTAATGTTAATTCCAGAACTTATGTCTGGTctttttgttattattttaatggCATGTATAGATATTGGCCTATTTGGATTCATGTATTATTGGAATGTGAAACTCAACATGGTCAGTATGATTAACTTGTTACTATCTATGGGGTTTGCCGTAGATTATTCAACATTAATGACGCATACATTTTCACATTGTTATGGTAAAACTCGAAATCATAGAATGATTGAGTCACTGGGTCTTATGGGAGCACCTGTATGCCACGGAGCAATGTCAACTTTTCTTGGGATTGTTGTTCTTTCAGGAAGTTCGTCGTATATTTTCACTGTATTCTTTAAGATGATGATCATGGTAGTTGGGTTTGGAATTTTCCATGGAGCTGTCGTTCTGCCTATTCTTCTCTCATTGGTTGGAAGAATGCCTTGTcattcttcaaatatacTTTATCAAGTTATTGAATGGATACAAAATGGCCATTCATATTCTCTTAATTCTATTGCTAAAGGAAATCTTCCAATGATCAAAGCACCACCAGAATCAAGTATC